In Halorhabdus tiamatea SARL4B, a genomic segment contains:
- the ribH gene encoding 6,7-dimethyl-8-ribityllumazine synthase — MTDYDITELEGELDASGLSVGIVLSRFNDLITGKLFDGALDTLMRHGASEDDVTVARVPGSFEIPQAAKRMAETGEYDAVIALGAVIRGETPHFEYVSNEATKGVAKATLDTDVPIAFGVLTTDTTEQAINRAGVKQGNKGSEAAESAIEMANLLSEF; from the coding sequence ATGACAGACTACGACATCACCGAACTCGAAGGCGAACTGGACGCGAGTGGACTGAGCGTCGGCATCGTCCTCAGCCGCTTCAACGACCTCATCACCGGGAAACTGTTCGATGGCGCACTCGACACGCTGATGCGTCACGGGGCCAGCGAAGACGACGTCACCGTCGCCCGCGTGCCAGGGTCCTTCGAGATCCCACAGGCAGCAAAGCGCATGGCCGAAACTGGCGAGTACGACGCCGTCATCGCCCTGGGGGCGGTCATCCGCGGGGAGACGCCACACTTCGAGTACGTCTCGAACGAAGCGACCAAGGGCGTCGCGAAGGCGACCCTGGACACCGACGTCCCGATCGCCTTCGGCGTCCTCACGACCGACACGACCGAGCAGGCCATCAACCGCGCGGGCGTCAAGCAAGGTAACAAGGGCAGCGAAGCCGCCGAGAGCGCCATCGAGATGGCGAATCTCCTCTCCGAGTTCTGA
- a CDS encoding metal-dependent transcriptional regulator, whose product MQTDVMEDYLKAVYRLEREEGPPVGTSAIADALDVTPPTATRMLEKLAEEALIEREKYSGVELTDHGRAIALETVRHHRLLEAYLVEHLGYEWEEVHDEADCLEHHISESFEERIADLLGHPPVDPHGEPIPGVDLEPPGDADTRPLAACEPGETVVVATVRDRDEETLQYLAESGIVPGREVTVTEVTPVDVYVLEHEAGTEHLSAAVAESVYVEAPATADGSVSEEVPGL is encoded by the coding sequence ATGCAGACGGATGTCATGGAGGATTATCTCAAGGCGGTCTACCGGCTCGAACGCGAGGAGGGGCCGCCGGTCGGGACGTCGGCCATCGCCGACGCCCTCGACGTGACGCCCCCGACGGCCACGCGGATGCTCGAGAAGCTGGCCGAGGAGGCGTTGATCGAGCGCGAGAAGTACAGCGGCGTCGAATTGACCGACCACGGTCGAGCGATTGCACTGGAGACAGTGCGTCACCACCGACTGCTGGAGGCGTACCTCGTCGAGCATCTCGGCTACGAGTGGGAGGAGGTCCACGACGAGGCCGACTGTCTGGAACATCACATCAGCGAGTCCTTCGAGGAGCGTATCGCCGACTTGCTGGGCCATCCGCCGGTGGATCCGCACGGCGAGCCGATCCCGGGCGTCGACCTCGAACCGCCGGGAGACGCCGACACCCGTCCGCTCGCAGCGTGTGAACCCGGCGAGACGGTCGTGGTCGCGACCGTGCGTGATCGCGACGAGGAGACACTCCAGTATCTCGCCGAGAGCGGCATCGTCCCCGGGCGGGAGGTGACCGTGACCGAGGTGACGCCGGTCGACGTCTACGTGCTTGAACACGAGGCGGGGACCGAACATCTCTCGGCGGCGGTCGCCGAGTCAGTCTACGTCGAAGCCCCGGCGACAGCGGACGGATCTGTTTCCGAGGAGGTGCCCGGACTGTGA